One Phoenix dactylifera cultivar Barhee BC4 chromosome 14, palm_55x_up_171113_PBpolish2nd_filt_p, whole genome shotgun sequence DNA window includes the following coding sequences:
- the LOC103701282 gene encoding mitochondrial import inner membrane translocase subunit PAM16 like 2-like isoform X2, with amino-acid sequence MATKLLANLIIMGSGIVGRAVLQAYRKALENANKTGVAHETVQNIRRAGKAMTEQEARQILGISEQSTWEEILQKYDILFERNAKHGSFYLQSKVHRAKECLESVYQWKGDGKH; translated from the exons CTACAAAGCTTCTCGCCAACTTGATCATTATGGGTTCTGGGATAGTGGGAAGAGCTGTTTTACAAGCATATCGCAAGGCACTAGAAA ATGCAAATAAAACTGGTGTTGCACATGAAACTGTACAAAATATTCGCAGAGCTGGTAAAGCCATGACTGAACAGGAAGCTAGGCAGATATTAGGAATCAGCGAGCAGTCAACCTGGGAAGAGATTCTGCAG AAGTATGATATCTTGTTTGAGAGGAATGCCAAACATGGAAGCTTTTACCTGCAGTCAAAGGTTCACCGGGCCAAAGAATGTTTAGAATCTGTATACCAATGGAAGGGCGATGGAAAACATTGA
- the LOC103701394 gene encoding GRAS family protein RAM1-like: MQEDIGLEEMLSLNLGISSTAKKRKRTEESNVIPCGNLMPDVLDKKFFGLLQSRERMLGLDPRRKGLEDGEGLQLIHLLLASAAAVDANNTISAIDALHELYQLVSTNGDPIQRVAAYFADGLAARLLTKTSPFYETIMAQPASEEQLLAFTELYQASPFHQFAHFTANQAIMEAFEEGQQRPHNGRSLHVIDFDVSYGFQWPSLIQSLSDKATRSKPISLRITGFGRSIEELRETETRLVNFTKGCDNLFMKFEGLLRGSVRSDFKIEKNATLVVNLVFYLQTLRSSSEVSDALMAVCSLNPSLVVVVEKEGGRRPCTFLSRFMESLHYYAAMFDSLNDCLPAESTERLKIEKNHLGREIKIAMTEEEKEEGKHLEFERTDTWKGKMESFGFGEIKLSSRSVSQAKLLLKIKSHLSTIEHDGGCGFRILERDEGRAISLAWQDRHLATVSAWHCVRSPNHSLGCSS, encoded by the coding sequence atgcaagaagatattggCCTAGAGGAGATGCTAAGTCTAAACTTGGGTATCAGCAGCACtgcgaagaagaggaagagaacagAAGAATCTAATGTTATTCCTTGCGGTAACTTAATGCCGGACGTCTTAGATAAGAAGTTCTTCGGGTTGCTTCAAAGCAGGGAGAGAATGTTAGGATTAGATCCCAGAAGGAAGGGGTTGGAGGATGGAGAGGGTCTGCAATTGATCCATCTGCTTCTCGCGTCTGCCGCCGCGGTTGACGCAAACAATACGATCTCTGCCATCGACGCCCTGCATGAACTGTACCAGCTTGTCTCAACGAATGGTGATCCGATCCAACGGGTTGCAGCTTACTTTGCAGATGGCTTGGCTGCGAGGCTTCTAACGAAGACGTCTCCTTTCTACGAAACTATCATGGCGCAACCCGCATCCGAAGAGCAATTATTGGCCTTTACCGAACTCTACCAGGCTTCACCTTTCCACCAATTTGCTCATTTCACCGCTAACCAAGCGATCATGGAGGCCTTCGAGGAGGGCCAGCAGCGGCCGCACAACGGAAGAAGCCTGCATGTGATAGATTTCGATGTGTCGTACGGATTCCAGTGGCCTTCCTTAATCCAATCACTCTCTGATAAAGCCACACGGAGCAAGCCTATCTCCCTTCGGATCACTGGATTCGGTAGGAGCATTGAGGAACTCAGGGAAACTGAAACAAGGCTTGTCAACTTCACAAAAGGCTGCGACAACTTGTTCATGAAATTTGAAGGGCTGCTGAGAGGTTCAGTACGTAGCGATTTTAAGATCGAAAAGAATGCAACGCTCGTCGTGAACTTGGTTTTTTACCTGCAAACCTTGAGGAGCTCTTCCGAGGTATCCGATGCATTGATGGCTGTCTGCTCATTGAATCCATCTCTGGTGGTCGTCGTCGAGAAAGAAGGTGGACGGAGACCATGTACCTTCTTATCAAGATTTATGGAGTCTTTGCATTATTATGCAGCCATGTTCGATTCGCTGAATGACTGCCTCCCTGCCGAGAGCACCGAGAGGCTGAAAATTGAGAAGAACCATCTGGGTAGAGAGATCAAGATTGCCATGActgaagaggagaaggaagagggaaaacatttggagtttgagaggacGGATACGTGGAAGGGAAAGATGGAGAGCTTCGGGTTCGGAGAAATAAAGCTAAGTTCGAGGTCTGTGAGCCAAGCAAAGCTTCTGTTGAAGATCAAGAGTCACCTATCAACCATAGAGCATGATGGTGGCTGTGGGTTTAGAATTCTTGAGAGAGACGAAGGGCGGGCAATATCTTTAGCATGGCAAGACAGGCATCTAGCAACAGTCTCTGCATGGCACTGCGTACGGTCGCCCAATCACTCACTTGGATGCAGTTCGTAG
- the LOC103701282 gene encoding mitochondrial import inner membrane translocase subunit PAM16 like 2-like isoform X3, with product MGSGIVGRAVLQAYRKALENANKTGVAHETVQNIRRAGKAMTEQEARQILGISEQSTWEEILQKYDILFERNAKHGSFYLQSKVHRAKECLESVYQWKGDGKH from the exons ATGGGTTCTGGGATAGTGGGAAGAGCTGTTTTACAAGCATATCGCAAGGCACTAGAAA ATGCAAATAAAACTGGTGTTGCACATGAAACTGTACAAAATATTCGCAGAGCTGGTAAAGCCATGACTGAACAGGAAGCTAGGCAGATATTAGGAATCAGCGAGCAGTCAACCTGGGAAGAGATTCTGCAG AAGTATGATATCTTGTTTGAGAGGAATGCCAAACATGGAAGCTTTTACCTGCAGTCAAAGGTTCACCGGGCCAAAGAATGTTTAGAATCTGTATACCAATGGAAGGGCGATGGAAAACATTGA